Proteins encoded together in one Lathyrus oleraceus cultivar Zhongwan6 chromosome 5, CAAS_Psat_ZW6_1.0, whole genome shotgun sequence window:
- the LOC127082482 gene encoding protein trichome berefringence-like 7, whose product MHLLGLFSFWIAFTKLRTLFSVLGFSNKTMKGKCNVWILVSFNVLLTIGSLISFMLVFSWIYSYAFSTHSSVIRSYEINANTSSSHLHVQSYVKALNFNVSRDACNVFDGSWVRDDSYSYPLYDADACPFAERGFNCFANGRKDRDYTKWRWKPNNCDIPRFDARRMLEQLRGKRVVFVGDSLSRTQWESLVCLLMTGVEDKTSVYEIKGNKITRQIRFLGVRFSSFDVRIDFYRSVFLVKPGRGPRFAPKRVKTTLKLDKIDDISHEWVDSDVLIFNSGHWWTRTKLFSMGWYFQVGSSLKLGMPINSAFKTALHTWASWVENNINTNRTRVFFRTFESTHWSGHNRKACEVTKKPWKRTNGKDRNPISDMIKSVVKNMNVPATVLHVTPMDAYRSDGHVGIWSENPSIPDCSHWCLPGVPDMWNEILFSYLLQKDGAG is encoded by the exons ATGCATTTACTGGGTTTGTTCAGTTTTTGGATTGCATTCACAAAGTTAAGAACTTTATTCTCAGTTTTGGGTTTTAGTAACAAAACTATGAAGGGTAAATGCAATGTTTGGATCTTAGTTTCTTTCAATGTGTTACTCACAATTGGGTCTTTGATTTCCTTCATGTTAGTCTTTTCATGGATTTACTCATATGCGTTTTCTACTCATAGTTCAGTAATTAGGAGTTATGAGATTAATGCTAACACTAGTAGTTCTCATTTACATGTTCAGAGCTATGTTAAGGCTTTAAATTTTAATGTTTCGAGGGATGCATGCAATGTGTTTGATGGAAGTTGGGTTCGGGATGACAGTTATAGTTACCCTTTATATGATGCTGATGCATGCCCGTTTGCAGAAAGAGGTTTTAATTGTTTTGCTAATGGGCGTAAAGATAGAGATTATACGAAATGGAGATGGAAACCGAATAACTGTGATATTCCAAGGTTTGATGCACGGAGAATGCTCGAACAGCTTCGTGGGAAAAGGGTTGTTTTTGTTGGTGATTCATTGAGTAGGACTCAATGGGAGTCTTTGGTATGTTTGTTAATGACAGGAGTTGAGGATAAGACGAGTGTTTATGAAATCAAAGGCAATAAGATTACGAGACAGATTAGGTTTCTAGGTGTGAGATTTAGTTCTTTTGATGTTAGGATTGATTTTTATCGGTCTGTTTTTTTGGTGAAGCCTGGTCGGGGTCCTAGATTTGCGCCGAAAAGGGTAAAGACAACACTGAAATTGGACAAGATCGATGATATTAGTCATGAATGGGTTGATTCGGATGTTCTTATATTCAACTCAGGTCACTGGTGGACAAGGACTAAGCTTTTTAGTAT GGGCTGGTATTTTCAGGTTGGTAGCTCACTGAAGCTTGGAATGCCGATTAATTCCGCTTTCAAGACAGCTTTACATACCTGGGCATCTTGGGTGGAGAATAATATTAACACAAACAGAACAAGAGTATTCTTCCGAACTTTCGAATCAACACATTGGAG TGGACATAACCGCAAAGCTTGCGAAGTGACTAAAAAGCCTTGGAAAAGAACAAATGGCAAGGACCGAAACCCAATTTCCGATATGATCAAAAGTGTAGTAAAAAATATGAATGTTCCTGCGACGGTTCTCCACGTGACACCAATGGATGCATATAGGAGTGATGGCCATGTGGGGATTTGGAGCGAGAATCCATCTATACCTGATTGTAGTCATTGGTGTTTACCGGGTGTTCCTGATATGTGGAACGAAATTCTGTTCTCATATCTGCTACAAAAAGATGGAGCAGGTTAA